ACGTGACCGACAGCGAATGCGTAGACGAATAGTAGACGACTTTCTTCGGATCGTCTCGGACAGGCGGAGAGACGCAGACGTATCGACTCGAGGCTCCCTCGCGACGGTTCGCAACACCTTATCGCCGGGAGGTCGAACGGTGGCGCATGACTCCGAACGTTCTGGTCGCCGGCGAGACGCTGATCGACTTCCTCCCCGAACGACCCGGCCCGATCTCGAGCGTCGAGGGCTTCGACCGACGGCCCGGCGGCGCGCCCGCGAACGTCGCCGTGGCACTCGAGCGACTCGAGCGAACGCCGCTGTTCTGGACCCGCGTCGGCGACGACCCGTTCGGCCGCTACCTCCGGGAGACGATCGACGGACACGGTCTTCCGGACCGGTTCGTCGAACTCGATCCCGACGCGAAGACGACGCTCGCGTTCGTCACCCACGACGAGACCGGCGATCGCGAGTTCTCCTTCTACCGCGACGGAACGGCAGACACCCGCCTCGAACCCGGCCGGATCGACGACGCAACCCTCGAAAACCTCGAGTGGGTCCACGCCGGCGGGGTCGCCCTCTCGAGCGGCTCCTCGCGGGACGCCACGCTGGACCTGCTCGAGCGCGCCGCCGACCGGGGCTGTACGGTCTCGTTCGATCCCAACGCCAGGCCGGAGCTGTGGCCCGACGAGGAGGCGTTCCGAAACGTCGTCCGGGACGCCCTCGAGCACGTCGGCGTCCTGAAAGCGGCCGAGGAGGAGCTCGAGGCGCTCGGCTTCGAGGGAGCTGACGTCGAGGAACTGGCTCGCGAGGCCCTCGAGTTCGGACCCGCCACCGTCTTCGCCACTCGAGGCGACGAGGGGGCGATCGCCGTCGCCGGGGACGACGCACCCTGGTCGGGAACGGCCAGCCACCCCGGCTACGAGGCCGACGTCGTCGACACGACCGGCGCGGGCGACGCGTTCGTCGCCGGAACGATCGCCGCGCTCTCCGACGGGCAGGATCTCGAGGAGACGCTCGCGTTCGCCAACGCCGTCGGCGCGAGCGCGACGACCGCCCCGGGCGCGATGACGGCGCTCCCGGATCGCGAATCCGTGCAGACGATCAGGGAGAACGAGGCGTCGAAAGCCGATTCGGATACCTGAAGGGTCGTAGACGGCGCTCGGTGCAGCGGTACTCGTCGTGATAGGTTTCAGTATCCGAACGCGAAGTATTTACGAAGTACCGTTCAATCATCGAACGTGTCGATCGCGCAGATTCGGTGGACCGTTCCGAGATCGTACGCGATTTTGCTCGGTGCCGCCCTCACCGCGAGTTTCGCGTACGCCGTATTCGTGAGGCAGTTGCTTCTCTGGCTGTTCGGCGTCGTGGCGCTGGCTACGTTCGTCCTCTCGGTGTGCGTCGTCTATCTCTTCTATCGGCTCGTGGTCGCCGTCGAGCGGATCGCTAACGGGTCGTAACGTGCGGTCTCGAGCCGCCAGGTGACGGTTTTCCGCGCCGACCGGCCGTTTTAGGCTGACGGCGGGAGAAGGACCGCTCGTATGAGCGACGACAAAATGGAGTACACCCGACTCGGATCGACCGGCCTCGAGGTCTCGCGGTTCTGCCTCGGCTGTATGAACTTCGGCGGCGAGCAGCCGTGGATGCTCGACGACGAGGAGCGCAGCCGCGAACTCATCGACCGCGCGCTCGACCTCGGCATCAACTTCTTCGACACGGCGAACGTCTACTCGCACGGCGAGAGCGAGGAAATCCTCGGTCGGGCGATCACCGACTACGACCGGGACGAGCTGGTGATCGCGACGAAGGTCTACGGTGACATGGGCGACGGGCCGAACAGGCGGGGGCTGTCCCGAAAGCACATCTTCGACCAGTGTCGGGCGAGTCTCGAGCGACTCGGCCTCGACTACGTCGACCTCTACCAGATCCACCGGTTCGACGACGAGACCCCGATCGAGGAGACGCTGTCGGCGCTCGACTCGCTGGTCGAGGAGGGGCTCGTCCGGTACGTCGGGGCGAGCACGATGCCGGCCTGGAAGTTCGCGAAACTGCTGTACACCGCCGACGTGGAGAACTACGAGCGGTTCGTCTGTATGCAGCCGGAGTACAACGCCGTCGACCGCCACGAGGAGGCGAACCTCCTGCCGCTGTGTGCCGACGAGGGGATCGGCGTCATCCCCTGGTCGCCGCTAGCCGGCGGCTTCCTCACGGGGAAGTACGACCGCGACGACGACGATCCCGACGGCGACGTCCGCGCCGCGACCGACGAGTACACGCGGGAGCGGTTCGCCGAAGAAAACTGGGAGGTCCTCGAGGCGATCCGCGAGGTCGCCGACGAGGTCGACGCGAGTGCCGCGCAGGTGAGCCTCGCCTGGCTGCTCCACCGGGACGTCGTCGACGCGCCGATCATCGGTCCGAAGTCGATCGACCACCTCGAGGAGAACGTCGGCGCGCTCGAGGTGTCACTCACCGACGAACAACTCGAGCGCATCGAGGCCCCGAAGACGCCGCGCTGGCCCGCGCCGGGGAAGGACTGATACGGTTTGCTGTAACGAGTTCCCGGCCCAACCGCAGGACGGTTCGCGGTTGTGCCGGAACTGACGTACAGCAGTCCGTATGAGGTCACTCGAAGACGGCGAACTGGGCCCGACAGGAGGGACAGCGGAGAACGGTTCTGGGAGCCTGCGACGCCGACCGGGGCGTTCCGCAGCACCCGTGTTGAGGTCCTTCGACGAGTGCTTCCTCGCACTCGGGACAGGTCTCGAGGAACGTACACAGCGGCCTCGCGGCGAGCCGGCGGAGCTCTCGCGGAGCACCGACGTCCGCCAGGGCGTAGACCGCGGCGACTTCGGCGACGGCGACCGGGCGCTGGAGCCACAGTTCGTCGGTCGCAGTGCTCGACTCACCCTCGAGAACGACGTGCGTGCGTCCGCGCGAGGTGACGATCGATCGGTCGACCGCTTCAGTCACGATGCTGGCGGTTGCGTCCGCGAGGTTGCGGTCGCTCTCGGCGGCGAGATCTGCCATCTCCTCGTGCCACCGTCGCTCGAACGACCGCGAGAGGAACAGTTGATCCGTCTCCTCGTCGACCTCGATCACCCCGTTTTCGACCAGCGCCGCGAGGACGGCCTCGCCGTCGGTCGACCGTTCGACCGCCGCATCGGCCGTGAGACCGTCGGCGAGCGATCCACCCTCGGCCTCCGGTTCGTCGTGGAACGGATCCCATGGAAGGGCCGCGACCAGCCGCGGAGCGAACTCGGGGGTGTACGGGACGAGGTAGCCGCGGAGCCAGATGCCGGCCGCGCCGAGCGTCGCCACGGCGACCGCCAGCGGCGGGGAGACGATCGCGACCGCGATCGAGGCGATTCCGAGAAGGACGGCGTTTACGACCGTGCAGGGCCAACAGCGGTTCTCGCCCGTGTACCGGGACCGTCTGATCCTGGAGAACGCCGACATTGCACTCTCGTTTCGGAGGTGACAACTTGAGCGTTCCGTCCACGCGAATCCCCGCCGGCGCGGTCGCGTGAATCGGGGAGCGATACCTGGAGAACGATTGTACACGGGATTACCGGTTCCCG
This DNA window, taken from Natronococcus sp. CG52, encodes the following:
- a CDS encoding carbohydrate kinase family protein — its product is MTPNVLVAGETLIDFLPERPGPISSVEGFDRRPGGAPANVAVALERLERTPLFWTRVGDDPFGRYLRETIDGHGLPDRFVELDPDAKTTLAFVTHDETGDREFSFYRDGTADTRLEPGRIDDATLENLEWVHAGGVALSSGSSRDATLDLLERAADRGCTVSFDPNARPELWPDEEAFRNVVRDALEHVGVLKAAEEELEALGFEGADVEELAREALEFGPATVFATRGDEGAIAVAGDDAPWSGTASHPGYEADVVDTTGAGDAFVAGTIAALSDGQDLEETLAFANAVGASATTAPGAMTALPDRESVQTIRENEASKADSDT
- a CDS encoding aldo/keto reductase, with translation MEYTRLGSTGLEVSRFCLGCMNFGGEQPWMLDDEERSRELIDRALDLGINFFDTANVYSHGESEEILGRAITDYDRDELVIATKVYGDMGDGPNRRGLSRKHIFDQCRASLERLGLDYVDLYQIHRFDDETPIEETLSALDSLVEEGLVRYVGASTMPAWKFAKLLYTADVENYERFVCMQPEYNAVDRHEEANLLPLCADEGIGVIPWSPLAGGFLTGKYDRDDDDPDGDVRAATDEYTRERFAEENWEVLEAIREVADEVDASAAQVSLAWLLHRDVVDAPIIGPKSIDHLEENVGALEVSLTDEQLERIEAPKTPRWPAPGKD